A stretch of the Arvicanthis niloticus isolate mArvNil1 chromosome 30, mArvNil1.pat.X, whole genome shotgun sequence genome encodes the following:
- the LOC143440617 gene encoding formyl peptide receptor-related sequence 7: protein MDINFSIPQNGSEMVFHDSTTSRVIWIFLVVILSITFVLGVLGNGLVIYVTGFRMVRTVTTICYLNLALSDFSYMASLPFQIISIVMNGEWLFGWFLCKFVHVIININIFQSIFLITFIAMDRCICVLNPVWAQNHRTVSLARKVIVAAWILVLLLIFPHFIFLTTVRDERGKVHCRSNFESWAATPEEQIMVSMTVSLISIAINFIIGFSIPMIFIVICYGLMAAKIGRRGFVNSSRPLRVLTAVAFSFFICWFPSQLIFLLGNIGNNETRNNIHIWVNPASTLASFNSCLNPMLYVFLGQQFRERLIHSLSASLERALREDLVLNSDKVRNLSSHTEDSKP from the coding sequence ATGGACATTAACTTCTCCATCCCTCAGAATGGATCAGAAATGGTGTTTCATGATTCTACCACCTCCAGAGTTATATGGATCTTCTTAGTTGTGATACTCTCCATAACCTTTGTCCTTGGTGTACTAGGTAACGGGCTTGTGATTTATGTGACTGGGTTCCGGATGGTACGTACTGTGACAACAATCTGTTACCTTAACTTGGCTTTGTCTGACTTCTCTTACATGGCAAGTCTACCATTTCAGATCATCTCAATTGTCATGAATGGAGAATGGCTTTTTGGTTGGTTCCTTTGCAAATTTGTTCACGTgattataaacataaacatttttcaaagtatttttctgATTACTTTCATTGCCATGGATCGCTGCATTTGTGTCCTGAACCCAGTATGGGCTCAGAATCATCGAACTGTAAGTCTGGCAAGGAAAGTGATTGTTGCAGCTTGGATACTTGTTCTGCTGCTTATATTTCCACATTTTATCTTCTTGACTACTGTGAGAGATGAAAGAGGGAAAGTACACTGTAGAAGTAATTTTGAATCCTGGGCTGCAACCCCCGAGGAGCAGATAATGGTGTCCATGACTGTTAGTTTAATTTCTATAGCCATCAATTTCATTATTGGCTTCAGCATACCCATGATCTTCATTGTCATTTGTTATGGACTCATGGCTGCCAAGATAGGCAGAAGAGGCTTCGTGAATTCCAGTCGTCCCTTGCGTGTCCTTACTGCtgtagcattttctttctttatctgcTGGTTCCCTTCtcaattgatttttcttttaggcAATATTGGGAACAATGAGACACGGAATAATATTCACATTTGGGTGAACCCAGCAAGCACTCTGGCCTCCTTCAACAGTTGCCTCAACCCAATGCTCTACGTTTTCCTAGGTCAACAATTCAGAGAGAGACTGATCCACTCCCTATCAGCTAGTTTAGAGAGGGCCCTGAGGGAAGATTTAGTTCTGAACAGTGACAAAGTCAGAAACTTGTCTTCACATACTGAAGACTCTAAACCATAG